The following are from one region of the Actinoplanes sp. L3-i22 genome:
- a CDS encoding TIGR03560 family F420-dependent LLM class oxidoreductase, with product MRISIWPGAGQPWSDIVEAARHAEVSGWDGVWIADHFMPNAGPGRDVTAPTLEAGSLVAGLAAAVPRVRIGTLVYGNTYRHPAVVANMAATVDQISGGRFTLGVGAGWQVNEHQQYGIDLPPTRQLLDRFVEALQVLHGLLRTPKTTFDGEYYQLTDALCEPKPIQDPLPIMIGAKGEKRMLGVVAEYADQWNTWGLPEVIAHKSAVLDRFCAERGRDPKSIARTAQALVVVDGPLPEGLPMPIIGGTPAKLADAIAEYRAVGLDELIIPDGLLGTGAEKLKHMDTILSLVRA from the coding sequence ATGCGCATCTCCATCTGGCCCGGTGCAGGTCAGCCCTGGTCCGACATCGTCGAGGCCGCCCGTCACGCGGAAGTGTCCGGCTGGGACGGCGTCTGGATCGCCGACCACTTCATGCCGAACGCCGGCCCCGGCCGGGACGTCACGGCGCCGACCCTGGAGGCCGGTTCGCTGGTCGCCGGGCTCGCCGCCGCGGTCCCGCGGGTCCGGATCGGCACGCTGGTCTACGGCAACACCTACCGGCATCCGGCCGTCGTCGCCAACATGGCCGCCACCGTCGACCAGATCAGCGGCGGCCGCTTCACGCTCGGCGTCGGCGCCGGCTGGCAGGTCAACGAGCATCAGCAATACGGCATCGACCTGCCCCCGACCAGGCAGTTGCTGGACCGGTTCGTCGAGGCGCTCCAGGTCCTGCACGGCCTGCTCCGCACCCCGAAGACCACGTTCGACGGCGAGTATTACCAGCTCACCGACGCGCTCTGCGAGCCGAAGCCGATCCAGGACCCGCTGCCCATCATGATCGGCGCGAAGGGCGAGAAACGGATGCTCGGCGTCGTCGCGGAATATGCCGACCAGTGGAACACCTGGGGCCTGCCCGAGGTCATCGCCCACAAATCCGCGGTCCTCGACCGCTTCTGCGCCGAGCGCGGCCGCGACCCGAAGTCGATTGCCCGCACCGCCCAGGCCCTCGTCGTCGTCGACGGCCCGCTGCCGGAGGGCCTGCCGATGCCGATCATCGGCGGCACCCCGGCCAAGCTCGCCGACGCCATCGCCGAGTACCGCGCCGTCGGCCTCGACGAGCTGATCATCCCGGACGGTCTGCTCGGCACCGGCGCGGAAAAACTCAAGCACATGGACACGATCCTCAGCCTGGTCCGCGCCTAG
- a CDS encoding PilZ domain-containing protein, translating to MDLPEIGSPMFLALGDGVNFRSRLESVEEDTFSVAAPLETTGPEGFLPGYEFDVFWVPPRSRIVMPVLLKGVSDNSPFRWTLFPTAEPVISNRREYARGGAGAPIRVFGDFGPQYLQGRMLDISEGGLRFWLPDAKMLREGDQMRALVWLGNGEAELKGKVYAVRPAGDEPGHHVVMIFKTVDPLAQMIRQYVIAWELTERRRARQQH from the coding sequence ATGGATCTGCCCGAGATCGGTTCCCCGATGTTCCTGGCGCTCGGGGACGGCGTGAACTTCCGGTCGCGGCTGGAGTCCGTGGAGGAGGACACCTTCAGCGTGGCCGCCCCGCTGGAGACCACCGGCCCCGAAGGCTTCCTCCCCGGGTACGAGTTCGACGTCTTCTGGGTCCCGCCGCGCAGCCGGATCGTGATGCCGGTCCTGCTCAAGGGCGTCAGCGACAACTCGCCGTTCCGCTGGACACTGTTCCCGACCGCCGAGCCGGTGATCAGCAACCGCCGGGAGTACGCCCGCGGCGGCGCCGGCGCCCCGATCCGCGTCTTCGGCGACTTCGGTCCGCAGTACCTGCAGGGCCGGATGCTCGACATCAGCGAGGGTGGCCTGCGGTTCTGGCTGCCGGACGCGAAGATGCTGCGGGAGGGCGACCAGATGCGCGCCCTGGTCTGGCTGGGCAACGGCGAGGCCGAGCTCAAGGGCAAGGTGTACGCGGTCCGCCCGGCCGGCGACGAGCCCGGTCACCACGTCGTGATGATCTTCAAGACCGTCGACCCGCTGGCCCAGATGATCAGGCAGTACGTGATCGCGTGGGAGCTGACCGAGCGCCGCCGGGCCCGTCAGCAGCACTGA
- the sigJ gene encoding RNA polymerase sigma factor SigJ, which translates to MSVFDDYRNLLFSVAYRILGSAADAEDAVQDTWLKWSAADRSRVADPKAYLVRIVTNVAMDRLRSAKRAAYIGPWLPEPVLTSGDAPDVAPALLLVLENLTPLERAVFVLKEAFAFSYEEIAEAVDRSPDSVRQAAHRAREHVRSKRARFTADRDRQRAVTERFFAAAAGGDINTLMELLAPDVTLWTDGGGKVRQAMRPVQGAERVAAWLAGVGSRPYQGVRPDEMAAALVDLNGEPGLVISGAGRVLGTITLDLDPAGRVTAILNTANPDKLASVQGGVVRDL; encoded by the coding sequence ATGAGCGTCTTCGACGACTACCGGAACCTGCTGTTCTCGGTGGCCTACCGGATCCTCGGCAGTGCCGCGGACGCCGAGGACGCGGTGCAGGACACCTGGCTGAAGTGGTCGGCGGCGGACCGGTCCAGGGTCGCCGACCCGAAGGCGTACCTGGTGCGGATCGTGACGAACGTGGCGATGGACCGGCTGCGGTCCGCCAAGCGCGCGGCCTACATCGGGCCGTGGCTGCCCGAGCCGGTCCTGACCAGCGGCGACGCGCCGGACGTGGCGCCCGCGCTGCTGCTGGTGCTGGAGAACCTGACGCCGCTGGAACGGGCGGTGTTCGTCCTCAAGGAGGCGTTCGCCTTCAGCTACGAGGAGATCGCCGAGGCGGTGGACCGGTCGCCGGACAGTGTGCGGCAGGCCGCCCACCGGGCGCGGGAGCACGTCCGGTCGAAGCGGGCCCGGTTCACCGCGGACCGGGACCGGCAGCGGGCGGTGACCGAACGGTTCTTCGCGGCGGCGGCCGGCGGGGACATCAACACGCTGATGGAGCTGCTCGCGCCGGACGTGACGCTGTGGACCGACGGGGGCGGGAAGGTGCGCCAGGCGATGCGGCCGGTGCAGGGCGCCGAGCGGGTCGCGGCGTGGCTGGCCGGGGTGGGGTCACGGCCGTACCAGGGGGTCCGGCCGGACGAGATGGCGGCCGCGCTGGTCGACCTGAACGGCGAGCCCGGCCTGGTGATCAGCGGCGCCGGCCGGGTGCTCGGCACGATCACCCTGGACCTGGACCCGGCCGGCCGGGTGACGGCGATCCTGAACACCGCCAACCCGGACAAGCTGGCGTCGGTTCAGGGAGGTGTGGTGCGGGACCTGTGA
- a CDS encoding NAD(P)/FAD-dependent oxidoreductase, translated as MHRIMVLGAGYAGMLAAVSLIGRTRRRADVEVTVVNGTGRFTERLRLHQTATGQQLAELPIARFVDHLEIGWVTGIDLAAKTVRIDDERELGFDTLVYALGATADTSAVPGAADHAYTLDSASEAGLFARRLDELGEGRVLVCGSGLTGLEAATEIAERYPRLAVTLLGREAPGRALGPKARKYLDAALRRLGVTVRTAEIVKLRPDGADLADGGFAPADVLLWTSGVRVSPLAAAAGLTVDDRGRIVTDATLRSVSHPDVYAVGDAAAITQRYGVMHGTCQSGMPTGAHAAAQIVRELDGKAPRPFRFGYLHEPVSLGRRDAVIQFVHPDETPKRMYLSGRAAVWYKETVSSAPWTTYGRILRSPGIGLLGWRRGGGYTR; from the coding sequence ATGCACAGGATCATGGTTCTCGGCGCGGGATACGCGGGCATGCTCGCGGCGGTCAGCCTGATCGGGCGGACCCGGCGGCGCGCCGACGTCGAGGTCACCGTCGTCAACGGGACCGGGCGGTTCACCGAGCGTCTGCGACTGCACCAGACCGCCACCGGGCAGCAGCTGGCGGAGCTTCCGATCGCGCGCTTCGTGGACCATCTGGAGATCGGCTGGGTGACCGGGATCGATCTCGCCGCGAAGACGGTGCGGATCGACGACGAGCGGGAGCTCGGATTCGACACGCTGGTCTACGCGCTCGGCGCCACGGCGGACACCTCGGCCGTTCCGGGTGCGGCCGACCACGCGTACACCTTGGACTCCGCAAGCGAGGCGGGCCTGTTCGCGCGCCGCCTCGATGAGCTCGGCGAAGGCCGCGTGCTGGTCTGCGGCAGCGGGCTGACCGGCCTGGAAGCGGCCACCGAGATCGCCGAACGGTACCCGCGCCTGGCGGTGACGCTGCTCGGCCGGGAGGCGCCCGGGCGCGCCCTCGGGCCGAAGGCGCGGAAATACCTGGACGCCGCGCTGCGCCGGCTGGGCGTCACGGTCCGGACCGCCGAGATAGTCAAGCTCCGGCCGGACGGCGCCGACCTGGCCGACGGCGGTTTCGCGCCGGCCGACGTGCTGCTGTGGACCAGCGGCGTGCGCGTGTCGCCGCTGGCCGCGGCCGCCGGGCTGACCGTTGACGATCGCGGCCGGATCGTCACCGACGCCACCCTGCGCTCGGTCTCGCACCCGGACGTGTACGCGGTCGGTGACGCCGCCGCGATCACCCAGCGCTACGGCGTGATGCACGGGACCTGCCAGAGCGGGATGCCGACCGGGGCGCACGCCGCCGCCCAGATCGTCCGGGAGCTGGACGGCAAGGCGCCGAGGCCGTTCCGGTTCGGGTACCTCCACGAGCCGGTCAGTCTCGGACGCCGGGACGCGGTGATCCAGTTCGTGCACCCCGACGAGACGCCCAAGCGGATGTACCTGTCCGGCCGCGCCGCGGTCTGGTACAAGGAGACGGTGAGCTCGGCGCCCTGGACGACCTACGGACGGATCCTGCGCTCGCCCGGGATCGGGCTGCTCGGCTGGCGCCGCGGCGGCGGCTACACCCGATGA
- a CDS encoding DUF4190 domain-containing protein, which translates to MNEEIPGQPQPVDPLAAGPAPSDPLAAPPTAPMYPPPADVPPTAAFPPPGGFPPPGGFPPPGGFPPPAAFPPPAAFPPPPDQAAGFPPPAPYQPAGAFPPPGVYPPAGAYPPPPGYPQPGAYPPPPGYPVGYPGYGQPVKTNGFAIASLIFGVLGGVLFSVIFGIVALTQIPKRGDKGKGLAIAGLSLSGLWIAGIAAAIVIGSFAQSTTSTTDSDFASGTGPTIEETTEATPSPSASSLKNAYDLGTVQTEKLVAGDCISEIDENGSASEFPTILCSKPHAGEVYYVWSFPKGAYPGEKKVEAEAQKRCDAALDKFAKGKFADAEYWYVYPSDESWSEDRIVTCIAVPEKGTWTGSMVKK; encoded by the coding sequence GTGAACGAGGAAATTCCCGGGCAGCCGCAGCCGGTCGATCCGCTGGCTGCCGGCCCGGCGCCCAGCGACCCGCTGGCCGCGCCGCCCACCGCTCCGATGTATCCGCCACCCGCGGACGTCCCCCCGACGGCTGCTTTCCCGCCGCCCGGCGGTTTCCCCCCGCCCGGTGGCTTCCCCCCGCCCGGTGGCTTCCCCCCGCCCGCGGCGTTTCCCCCGCCGGCCGCCTTCCCGCCGCCGCCGGATCAGGCCGCGGGCTTCCCGCCACCGGCGCCGTACCAGCCGGCCGGGGCCTTCCCGCCGCCCGGTGTCTACCCGCCGGCCGGCGCCTACCCGCCGCCGCCCGGATATCCGCAGCCCGGCGCGTATCCGCCGCCGCCCGGCTACCCGGTCGGTTACCCGGGCTACGGGCAGCCGGTCAAGACCAACGGCTTCGCCATCGCCTCACTGATCTTCGGGGTCCTCGGTGGTGTCCTGTTCAGCGTCATCTTCGGCATCGTCGCCCTCACCCAGATCCCGAAGCGCGGTGACAAGGGCAAGGGACTGGCCATCGCGGGGCTGAGCCTGTCCGGCCTCTGGATCGCCGGCATCGCCGCGGCGATCGTGATCGGCTCGTTCGCCCAGAGCACCACGTCGACGACCGACTCGGACTTCGCGTCCGGGACCGGGCCGACGATCGAGGAGACCACCGAGGCGACCCCGTCGCCGAGCGCGTCGAGCCTGAAGAACGCGTACGACCTGGGCACCGTCCAGACCGAGAAGCTGGTCGCCGGCGACTGCATCTCGGAGATCGACGAGAACGGCAGCGCGAGCGAGTTCCCGACGATCCTGTGCAGCAAGCCGCACGCCGGCGAGGTGTACTACGTCTGGAGCTTCCCGAAGGGCGCCTACCCGGGCGAGAAGAAGGTCGAGGCCGAGGCGCAGAAGCGCTGCGACGCCGCGCTCGACAAGTTCGCGAAGGGCAAGTTCGCCGACGCGGAGTACTGGTACGTCTACCCGTCCGACGAGTCGTGGTCCGAGGACCGCATCGTCACCTGCATCGCGGTGCCCGAGAAGGGCACCTGGACCGGATCGATGGTCAAGAAGTAA